DNA sequence from the Acidobacteriota bacterium genome:
TCCGATGCCAACTGATGCTCCCGCGTTGACTTTCAAGGACTTCCAGAGCGACCAGGAGGTGCGCTGGTGCCCGGGTTGCGGCGACTACGCCATTCTGAAGGCGGTGCAGATGGTGTTTCCGACCCTGGGCATCCCGAAGGAGAACTTCGTGGTGGTTTCCGGTATCGGTTGCTCCAGCCGTTTCCCGTACTACATGGACACTTTCGGATTTCACACCATCCACGGTCGCGCGCCAGCCGTCGCTTCAGGTCTCAAGATGAGCCGGCCGGAGCTGGAAGTGTGGGTGGCGACCGGCGATGGCGACGCCATGTCGATCGGCGGCAATCATCTGATCCACACTCTGCGGCGCAACGTGGGCTTGAAGATCCTGATGTTCAACAATCAGATCTACGGCTTGACCAAGGGCCAGTACTCACCGACCAGCGAGCGCGGCAAGCGCACCGTCTCGACGCCGGTGGGTTCCCTCGACATGCCTTTCAACCCGCTGGCCCTGGCCTTGGGTGCCGGCGCCACCTTCGTGGCGCGCAGCGTGGACATTTTCATACCGCACTTGAAGGGTGTGCTGGAGCGGGCCCACCAGCACCAGGGCTCGGCGTTCATCGAGATCTTCCAGAACTGCAACATCTTCAACGACAAGGCCTTTGTTCACCTGACGGAGAAGACCGCCCGCACCGAAGAGGTGCTGTACCTGGAACAGGGTCAGCCGATGGTCTACGGCAAGGAGAAGGACCGCGGCATCCGGCTGGTCGGCACTCGCCTGGAGAAAATTCACCTCGATGACGGCCTCACCGCCGACGACTGCTTGGTGTGGGACGAGACGGATGCCACTCTCTCGTTCCTTGCTTCACAGATGCAGGCGCCGGAGTTTCCGACCCCGGTGGGGGTGATCCGCGCCGCCGATCGGTCGGTGTACGAGGACGATGTCAACGCCCAGATTACGCAGCAGATCGAAGCGAAGGGGCGTGGGGATCTGGCGGCGGTGGTGCGCGGCGATGACGTCTGGACGGTGAACGACGATCGGTCCGTTTCTCGCTAGCTTCTACTGCGGCAGTGGCGCCGGGCGACCCGTTCCGCT
Encoded proteins:
- a CDS encoding 2-oxoacid:ferredoxin oxidoreductase subunit beta, whose protein sequence is MPTDAPALTFKDFQSDQEVRWCPGCGDYAILKAVQMVFPTLGIPKENFVVVSGIGCSSRFPYYMDTFGFHTIHGRAPAVASGLKMSRPELEVWVATGDGDAMSIGGNHLIHTLRRNVGLKILMFNNQIYGLTKGQYSPTSERGKRTVSTPVGSLDMPFNPLALALGAGATFVARSVDIFIPHLKGVLERAHQHQGSAFIEIFQNCNIFNDKAFVHLTEKTARTEEVLYLEQGQPMVYGKEKDRGIRLVGTRLEKIHLDDGLTADDCLVWDETDATLSFLASQMQAPEFPTPVGVIRAADRSVYEDDVNAQITQQIEAKGRGDLAAVVRGDDVWTVNDDRSVSR